From the Candidatus Delongbacteria bacterium genome, one window contains:
- a CDS encoding VWA domain-containing protein has translation MRTLLLCLGLLLCGQAHGFGVVVLDAENLGLLPPATSTYEIHVENQVALTRVHSEFINPLNHNLDPVWVFPLGVDASATRLRYRLNGSWHEVPIGVGPQDPGLPGDEIHPLLQAYMGPNPLIFHFENNLLMDSTLVVELDYVELLPYSWGQVSLRHPGNLIPILPGQIIRAAYDLTLVSDQTVESLALTSGHTGESVFEDDAGWHIAWSDLATYPDEDFTAVYQLSQQELGLFASSTMLPDSLMPEDSAPGFLMFRAQPDPDDASQVMDKVFTLIIDRSGSMGGNKIIQARNAAAFIVNHLNEGDRFNLISFASAVTAFQSEHVEYTPSTASQALSWISTLTASGSTNISGAFDTAVPQFDSADSTTANIILFFTDGVPTTGITNMTQLVQHVDALFDARPQPINLFCFGIGNDVNSALLGQLAVHNNGFAEFLANDELEARISAFYLRVRNPVLMGPLVSAEPAQLLELAPTPLPNLYLGEQLIVAARYNQAQPLTLTLSGTAFGRQVDYSYPVDLSASYDPGRVYLPKVWAKCRIESLMVQYSQLDPESAAALELQQDIIDLSLTWGVVSPFTSFNDDVAVPPDDPAARPASLLLVENHPNPFNPSTTLRVTVPAGLPRGPLLLRVYNLRGQLVRTLAVLATGAGVYELVWDGRDEAGREVASGPYLVLVSCADQVAAQRILLLR, from the coding sequence ATGCGAACGCTGCTCCTTTGTCTCGGGCTGCTGCTCTGCGGCCAGGCCCACGGGTTCGGAGTGGTGGTGCTGGATGCCGAGAATCTGGGCCTGCTGCCCCCGGCCACCTCCACCTATGAGATCCACGTGGAGAACCAGGTGGCGCTCACCCGCGTCCACAGCGAGTTCATCAATCCCCTCAACCACAACCTGGATCCGGTCTGGGTCTTTCCCCTGGGTGTGGACGCCAGCGCCACGCGCCTGCGCTACCGCCTGAACGGCAGCTGGCACGAGGTGCCCATCGGCGTCGGGCCGCAGGATCCGGGCCTGCCGGGGGACGAGATCCATCCCCTGCTGCAGGCCTACATGGGCCCCAACCCGCTGATCTTCCACTTCGAGAACAACCTGCTGATGGATTCCACCCTGGTGGTGGAACTGGATTACGTGGAGCTGCTGCCCTACTCCTGGGGACAGGTGAGCCTGCGCCATCCGGGCAACCTGATCCCGATCCTGCCCGGGCAGATCATCCGCGCCGCCTACGACCTGACCCTGGTGTCGGACCAGACGGTGGAGAGCCTGGCGCTGACCAGCGGCCACACGGGCGAGAGCGTCTTCGAGGACGACGCCGGTTGGCACATCGCCTGGTCGGATCTGGCCACCTATCCCGACGAGGATTTCACCGCCGTCTACCAACTCAGCCAGCAGGAGCTGGGGCTCTTCGCCAGCAGCACCATGCTGCCCGACAGCCTGATGCCCGAGGACAGCGCGCCGGGCTTCCTGATGTTCCGCGCCCAGCCGGACCCCGACGACGCCAGCCAGGTGATGGACAAGGTGTTCACCTTGATCATTGATCGCTCGGGCAGCATGGGGGGCAACAAGATCATCCAGGCCCGCAACGCCGCCGCCTTCATCGTCAATCACCTGAACGAGGGCGACCGCTTCAACCTGATCTCCTTCGCCAGCGCCGTGACCGCCTTCCAGTCGGAGCACGTGGAGTACACGCCCAGCACGGCCAGCCAGGCCCTCAGCTGGATCTCCACCCTCACGGCCAGCGGCAGCACCAACATCTCCGGGGCCTTCGACACGGCCGTGCCCCAGTTCGACAGCGCGGACTCCACCACGGCCAACATCATCCTCTTCTTCACGGACGGCGTGCCCACCACGGGCATCACCAACATGACTCAGCTGGTCCAGCACGTGGACGCGCTGTTCGATGCGCGGCCCCAGCCCATCAACCTCTTCTGCTTCGGCATCGGCAACGACGTGAACAGCGCCCTGCTGGGGCAGCTGGCCGTGCACAACAACGGCTTCGCCGAGTTTCTGGCGAACGACGAGCTGGAGGCGCGGATCAGCGCCTTCTACCTGCGGGTGCGCAATCCCGTGCTGATGGGCCCGCTGGTGAGCGCCGAGCCCGCCCAGCTGCTGGAGCTGGCGCCCACCCCGCTGCCCAACCTCTACCTGGGCGAGCAGCTGATCGTCGCCGCCCGCTACAACCAGGCCCAGCCGCTGACCCTGACCCTGAGCGGCACGGCCTTCGGACGCCAGGTGGACTACAGCTACCCCGTGGACCTGTCCGCCAGCTATGATCCCGGCCGCGTCTACCTGCCCAAGGTCTGGGCCAAGTGCCGGATCGAGTCCCTGATGGTGCAGTACTCCCAGTTGGATCCGGAGTCCGCGGCCGCGCTGGAGCTGCAGCAGGACATCATCGACCTCAGCCTGACCTGGGGCGTGGTCTCGCCCTTCACGAGCTTCAACGACGACGTGGCCGTCCCGCCGGACGACCCCGCCGCCCGGCCCGCCAGCCTGTTGCTGGTGGAGAACCACCCCAACCCCTTCAACCCCTCCACGACGCTGCGCGTGACGGTCCCGGCGGGCCTGCCGCGCGGGCCGCTGCTGCTGCGCGTCTACAACCTGCGCGGCCAGCTGGTGCGCACCCTGGCCGTGCTGGCCACGGGCGCCGGCGTCTACGAGCTGGTCTGGGACGGCCGGGACGAGGCCGGCCGGGAGGTGGCCAGCGGACCTTATCTGGTGCTGGTCTCCTGCGCCGACCAGGTGGCCGCCCAGCGGATCCTGCTGCTGCGCTGA
- a CDS encoding diacylglycerol kinase, with the protein MRTLSPQRLRAAFGYSRQGLRAAWASEPSFRDEVWLSCLLLPLALGLGEGGAERALLAGSWLLVPLTELLNTAVEVLVERIDPCLHPLSGRAKDLGSAAVFAAMALAALVWLLVLLD; encoded by the coding sequence ATGAGGACCCTCTCGCCCCAGCGGCTGCGCGCCGCCTTCGGCTATTCCCGGCAGGGCCTGCGGGCCGCCTGGGCCAGCGAACCCTCCTTCCGCGACGAGGTCTGGCTGAGCTGCCTGCTGCTGCCCCTGGCCCTCGGGCTGGGCGAGGGCGGCGCGGAGCGCGCGCTGCTGGCGGGCAGCTGGCTGCTCGTGCCGCTCACCGAGCTGCTCAACACGGCGGTGGAGGTCCTGGTGGAGCGCATCGACCCCTGCCTGCATCCCCTCTCGGGCCGCGCCAAGGACCTGGGCAGCGCGGCCGTCTTCGCGGCCATGGCGCTGGCGGCCCTGGTCTGGCTGCTCGTGCTGCTGGACTAG
- a CDS encoding phosphatase PAP2 family protein, translating into MQAWLDTLIVLDLRGCRRAARWHARARVMRGFRWISFSADGWFYPLLPLAFLIQGPQAALRLLLELALGFALLVPAFKAAKHGVKRLRPVQGPWGLQQVIIPGDAFSFPSGHTSSAFLAAALLAAREPAWAPLAFGWAGLVAASRIVLGVHFPSDVLAGAAMGLGCGMAARALLAGLALG; encoded by the coding sequence ATGCAAGCCTGGCTCGACACGCTGATCGTCCTCGACCTGCGCGGCTGCCGCCGGGCGGCCCGCTGGCACGCCCGGGCGCGCGTGATGCGCGGCTTCCGCTGGATCAGTTTCTCGGCGGACGGCTGGTTCTATCCCCTGCTGCCGCTGGCCTTCCTGATCCAGGGGCCGCAGGCGGCGCTGCGCCTCCTGCTGGAGCTGGCTCTGGGCTTCGCCCTGCTGGTGCCGGCCTTCAAGGCGGCCAAGCACGGCGTGAAGCGCCTGCGTCCGGTGCAGGGCCCCTGGGGCCTGCAGCAGGTGATCATCCCCGGCGACGCCTTCTCCTTTCCATCGGGCCACACCTCCTCCGCCTTCCTGGCCGCCGCCCTGCTGGCGGCGCGCGAGCCGGCCTGGGCGCCGTTGGCCTTCGGCTGGGCCGGATTGGTGGCCGCCAGCCGCATCGTGCTGGGCGTGCACTTCCCCAGCGACGTGCTGGCCGGCGCGGCCATGGGCCTGGGCTGCGGCATGGCCGCGCGCGCGCTGCTGGCCGGCCTGGCGCTGGGATGA
- a CDS encoding glycosyltransferase family protein: protein MRILYGIQGTGNGHLSRSREVLAELLALGHDVRVLVSGRSSGAPPELGPGVQPLLREGLTFQTRAGRVQLLATALRLSPRRLWLDIRALDRLQPRPELVITDFEPISAWWARTRGVPSVGLGHQYAFVHPAVPLPAGNQAGKLVLRRFAPCDHPLGLHWSDFGQPILPPIVPALSAPPGPGEPDLLLVYLPFESRHSIRACLAPLTHLRCRIYGHPSGPPQERGPAQLDWRPFSRAGFLEDLGRCAGVICGAGFELPSEVIHLGRRLLVKPLHGQLEQGANALALERLGLGWARPELTADIIARWLESPAPAGRRWPHVARRVAQWIDAGDLRQPAELARVCWSDPPFPAPPAA, encoded by the coding sequence ATGAGAATTCTCTACGGCATCCAGGGCACAGGCAACGGCCACCTGAGCCGCTCGCGCGAGGTGCTGGCCGAGCTGCTGGCGCTGGGCCACGACGTGCGCGTGCTGGTCTCGGGGCGGAGTTCCGGGGCGCCCCCGGAGCTGGGGCCTGGCGTCCAGCCGCTGCTGCGCGAGGGCCTGACCTTCCAGACCCGGGCCGGCCGCGTGCAATTGCTGGCCACGGCCCTGCGGCTCAGCCCGCGCCGCCTCTGGCTGGACATCCGGGCCCTGGACCGCCTCCAGCCGCGGCCCGAGCTGGTGATCACGGACTTCGAGCCCATCAGCGCCTGGTGGGCGCGCACGCGCGGCGTGCCCTCCGTCGGGCTGGGCCACCAGTACGCCTTCGTCCACCCCGCCGTGCCGCTGCCCGCCGGCAACCAGGCAGGCAAGCTCGTGCTGCGCCGCTTCGCCCCCTGCGACCATCCGCTGGGCCTGCACTGGAGCGACTTCGGCCAGCCCATCCTGCCGCCCATCGTGCCCGCGCTCTCCGCCCCGCCCGGACCCGGCGAGCCCGACCTGCTGCTGGTCTACCTGCCCTTCGAATCCCGGCACTCCATCCGTGCCTGCCTGGCGCCGCTGACCCACCTGCGCTGCCGGATCTACGGCCACCCCTCGGGTCCGCCCCAGGAGCGCGGTCCCGCGCAGCTGGACTGGCGGCCCTTCTCGCGCGCCGGCTTCCTGGAGGACCTGGGACGCTGCGCGGGCGTGATTTGCGGCGCGGGCTTCGAGTTGCCCAGCGAAGTGATCCACCTGGGCCGGCGCCTGCTGGTCAAGCCCCTGCACGGTCAGTTGGAGCAGGGCGCCAACGCCCTGGCCCTGGAGCGGCTGGGGCTGGGTTGGGCCCGGCCGGAGCTGACGGCGGACATCATCGCGCGCTGGCTGGAGTCGCCGGCCCCGGCCGGCCGCCGCTGGCCCCACGTGGCGCGGCGGGTGGCGCAGTGGATCGACGCGGGCGACCTGCGGCAACCCGCCGAGCTGGCCCGCGTCTGCTGGAGCGATCCGCCCTTCCCGGCGCCGCCGGCCGCCTGA
- a CDS encoding glycosidase has protein sequence MPAVCTNRSPRPRRALPRLFWVQLAGALALLLAALPGRNALAWAGGVQVVSDGGGFRLQVDGRDFLVKGVNWDYAPIGTNYNYSLWAQPDAVIEAALEQEMPLLQAMGVNTIRQYTGVPPRWVRFIHERYGIYTVLNHPMGRYGMTLEGSWVSPTDYSDPRARSALVAELEALAREFQGVPGLLMWLLGNENNYGLAWNSAETQDIPAEERDSYRARVMYSLLGEGVQALKRLDPAHPVALANGDLQYLDLIKAEVKGLDVLGTNMYRGISFGDAFARVKAELGLPILFTEFGSDAFDAVTLQEDQLTQAQILLGQWREIYEQTAGQGGAGNAIGGLTFQFSDGWWKYRQTSNLDVHDTNASWSNGGYPKDYREGRNNMNEEWWGICAKGPTDERGLYTLYPRAAYYALGRVNALDPYAPGTDLAAIRRHFAGIPALAALTQARGDQAALQTQTLQRARISGLRLQLEGISTGGRRISTPDQPESGATGYPTFRGYDHLESYYVDVEARPAGNVTGRLSLNILGHVPENPIDEIFYENRGRTVTVPAADGPPQELAGLQRVQVHSASAQWAHDVFDLDAFYRSGHYHWGYEGDFFGLYREANYGPNIDTYNGEAPLGLELTGKRGLEGVKLAVGPQLWWGANPAVLLKLRRQAGPVTATLIYQEDLDDQGSAVSSMAIPLPPTRKATLHLAASRGALGLELGGIWSGSNKVGELFQYVEGEAGSYRVLQDRIRDLDALGAKARVTWSRGRFNGYAQGALLGLVADGGPTAIQTFTGWHLKDSGSGNQANLISGFTWNAGNAQLAATFLWQVPIEGPMPADAPAPARARNVLDDPFAVRANRETVAGELLLTWDPTPGSWMYSWDSDEQEDAGLAASVGLVVKHHPTSQDAAIGFLSDGRTTFAFPGAPPARDLWEVHGRVISKATPGRGIIATFFAGTGEPNGNDPRLVHRYGADARILRDGYKLVLGAKGNDWGPYDYHRDFNLTYPLQLSADGSLVLGEPGWWDLPQTRLGLRLTWRSLDQYSPRYCPALADNPLGVPVCDPLTPGARDGREWEIRSYLHFSL, from the coding sequence ATGCCAGCAGTTTGCACCAACCGGTCGCCGCGCCCCCGTCGCGCGCTCCCCCGCCTGTTCTGGGTCCAGCTGGCGGGCGCGCTGGCGCTCCTGCTCGCGGCCCTGCCCGGCCGGAACGCGCTGGCCTGGGCCGGCGGCGTGCAGGTGGTCTCCGACGGGGGAGGCTTCCGCCTGCAGGTGGACGGCCGCGACTTCCTGGTCAAGGGCGTCAACTGGGACTACGCGCCCATCGGCACCAACTACAACTACAGCCTGTGGGCGCAGCCGGACGCCGTCATCGAGGCGGCCCTGGAGCAGGAGATGCCCCTCTTGCAGGCCATGGGCGTGAACACCATCCGCCAGTACACGGGCGTCCCGCCCCGCTGGGTGCGCTTCATCCACGAGCGCTACGGGATCTACACCGTGCTCAACCACCCGATGGGCCGCTACGGCATGACGCTGGAGGGCAGCTGGGTCTCCCCCACCGACTACTCCGATCCCCGGGCGCGCAGCGCGCTGGTGGCGGAGCTGGAGGCCCTGGCGCGGGAGTTCCAGGGCGTCCCCGGCCTGTTGATGTGGCTCCTGGGCAACGAGAACAACTACGGTCTGGCCTGGAACTCGGCGGAGACCCAGGACATCCCGGCCGAGGAGCGCGACAGCTACCGCGCCCGGGTGATGTACTCGCTGCTGGGCGAGGGCGTCCAGGCCCTCAAGCGGCTGGATCCGGCCCATCCCGTGGCCCTGGCCAACGGCGACCTGCAGTACCTGGACCTGATCAAGGCCGAGGTGAAGGGCCTCGACGTGCTGGGCACCAACATGTACCGCGGCATCTCCTTCGGGGACGCCTTCGCCCGGGTGAAGGCCGAACTGGGCCTGCCCATCCTGTTCACGGAGTTCGGCTCCGACGCCTTCGACGCCGTGACCCTGCAGGAGGACCAGCTGACCCAGGCGCAGATCCTGCTGGGCCAGTGGCGCGAGATCTACGAGCAGACCGCGGGCCAGGGCGGGGCGGGCAACGCCATCGGCGGGCTGACCTTCCAGTTCAGCGACGGCTGGTGGAAGTACCGCCAGACGAGCAACCTGGACGTCCACGACACCAACGCTTCCTGGTCCAACGGCGGCTACCCCAAGGACTACCGCGAGGGTCGCAACAACATGAACGAGGAGTGGTGGGGGATCTGCGCCAAGGGCCCCACGGACGAGCGCGGCCTCTACACGCTCTATCCGCGGGCCGCGTACTACGCCCTGGGCCGCGTCAACGCCCTGGATCCCTACGCGCCAGGCACGGACCTGGCGGCCATCCGCCGGCACTTCGCGGGCATCCCGGCCCTGGCCGCACTGACCCAGGCCCGCGGCGACCAGGCCGCCCTGCAGACCCAGACCCTCCAGCGCGCGCGGATCAGCGGCCTGCGCCTGCAGCTGGAGGGCATCAGCACGGGCGGGCGGCGGATCAGCACGCCGGACCAGCCGGAGAGCGGCGCCACGGGCTACCCGACCTTCCGCGGTTACGACCACCTGGAGTCCTACTACGTGGACGTGGAGGCCCGGCCGGCGGGCAACGTGACGGGCCGGCTCTCGCTGAACATTCTGGGCCACGTGCCCGAGAATCCCATCGACGAGATCTTCTACGAGAACCGCGGCCGCACCGTCACAGTGCCCGCCGCCGACGGTCCGCCCCAGGAGCTGGCCGGCCTCCAGCGCGTCCAGGTGCACAGCGCCTCGGCGCAGTGGGCGCACGACGTCTTCGACCTGGACGCCTTCTACCGCAGCGGGCACTACCACTGGGGCTACGAGGGCGACTTCTTCGGCCTCTACCGCGAGGCGAACTACGGCCCCAACATCGACACCTACAACGGCGAGGCCCCGCTGGGGCTGGAGCTGACCGGCAAGCGCGGCCTGGAGGGCGTCAAGCTGGCGGTGGGGCCGCAGCTCTGGTGGGGCGCCAACCCCGCCGTGCTGCTCAAGCTCCGGCGCCAGGCGGGCCCCGTGACGGCCACGCTGATCTACCAGGAGGACCTGGACGACCAAGGTTCGGCGGTCAGCTCCATGGCCATCCCGCTGCCGCCCACCCGCAAGGCCACGCTGCATCTGGCGGCCAGCCGGGGCGCGCTGGGCCTCGAGCTGGGCGGGATCTGGTCCGGCTCCAACAAGGTGGGCGAGCTCTTCCAGTACGTGGAGGGCGAGGCGGGCTCCTACCGCGTGCTCCAGGACCGGATCCGCGACCTGGACGCGCTGGGGGCCAAGGCGCGGGTGACCTGGAGCCGCGGGCGCTTCAACGGCTACGCCCAGGGCGCCCTGCTGGGCCTGGTGGCCGACGGCGGCCCCACGGCGATCCAGACCTTCACGGGCTGGCACCTCAAGGACAGCGGCAGCGGCAACCAGGCCAACTTGATTTCGGGCTTCACCTGGAACGCGGGAAACGCCCAACTGGCGGCGACCTTTCTCTGGCAGGTGCCCATCGAAGGTCCCATGCCCGCCGACGCCCCGGCGCCGGCCCGCGCGCGCAACGTGCTGGACGACCCCTTCGCCGTGCGCGCCAACCGCGAGACCGTGGCCGGCGAGCTGCTGCTCACCTGGGATCCCACCCCCGGCAGTTGGATGTACTCCTGGGACAGCGACGAGCAGGAGGACGCGGGCCTGGCGGCCAGCGTGGGCCTGGTGGTGAAGCACCATCCCACCAGCCAGGACGCCGCCATCGGCTTCCTGTCCGACGGCCGCACCACCTTCGCCTTCCCCGGCGCGCCGCCCGCGCGGGACCTTTGGGAGGTGCACGGCCGCGTGATCTCCAAGGCCACGCCCGGCCGCGGGATCATTGCCACCTTCTTCGCGGGCACCGGCGAGCCCAACGGCAACGACCCGCGCCTGGTCCACCGCTACGGCGCGGACGCGCGGATCCTGCGGGACGGGTACAAGCTCGTGCTGGGAGCCAAGGGCAACGACTGGGGCCCCTACGATTACCATCGCGACTTCAACCTGACCTACCCGCTGCAGCTGTCGGCGGACGGGTCGCTGGTGCTGGGCGAGCCCGGTTGGTGGGACCTGCCTCAGACGCGGCTGGGCCTGCGCCTGACCTGGCGCAGCCTGGACCAGTACTCGCCGCGCTACTGCCCGGCGCTGGCCGACAACCCGCTGGGGGTGCCGGTGTGCGATCCGCTGACGCCCGGCGCCCGGGACGGCCGCGAGTGGGAGATCCGGAGCTACCTGCACTTCAGCCTCTAG
- a CDS encoding glycoside hydrolase family 3 N-terminal domain-containing protein, whose product MDIHPPAERIRALLATMSLAEKLGQLTLVNGGEGRVPEELRRDIRDGRVGAVLNEVDPDTVRELQRIAREESRLGLPLLVGRDVIHGFRTIFPIPLGQAASWNPELVEECARHSAAEAAAVGVNWTFAPMVDIGRDPRWGRVAETLGEDPLLAGTLGAAMVRGFQGADLAAPERLAACAKHFAGYGASESGRDYNSCSIPEIELRATHFPPFQQALQAGVATLMASFSDLNGVPASANEFLLRQVLRREWGFEGFVVSDWESVGQLVVHGLVADGRGAARAAAGAGLDMEMASTTLREHGAALLEAGELSLERLDEMVAAVLGVKLRLGLLDGRDAVPAAVASDPAALDCAYRAAVQGTVLLKNDNGTLPLHRGAVRRLAVIGPLADEPAEQLGTWVFDGDPARSVTPLQALRQWESESFTVHYARGLETSRERGGAGMAEAVRAARRADVALLFLGEEAILSGEAHCRADIRLPGAQEELVRQVAATGTPTVLVLLAGRPLALQEVVDHPGAILCAWHPGSLAGPALRDLLFGLESPSGRLPATFPRLGGQIPIYYSQKNTGRPADPATFLSLDQIPRGATQHSVGNTSHHLDAGYTPLFPFGHGLSYTSFEYSGLRLDTARLARDGALGITLELRNTGSRAGAEVVQLYVRDLVGSVTRPVRELKAFRREVLAPGECRTVRFVLPARELAFVDRSLNWVLEPGAFRLWVGGSSVGGLEAEFELA is encoded by the coding sequence ATGGACATCCACCCGCCGGCTGAGCGGATCCGGGCGCTGCTGGCCACGATGAGCCTGGCCGAGAAGCTGGGCCAGCTGACGCTGGTCAACGGCGGCGAGGGCCGCGTGCCCGAGGAGCTGCGCCGGGACATCCGGGACGGCCGCGTGGGGGCCGTGCTCAACGAGGTGGATCCGGACACGGTGCGCGAGCTGCAGCGCATCGCGCGGGAGGAGAGCCGGCTGGGCCTGCCGCTGCTGGTGGGCCGCGACGTGATCCACGGCTTCCGCACGATCTTCCCCATCCCGCTGGGCCAGGCGGCCAGCTGGAATCCGGAGCTGGTGGAGGAATGCGCGCGTCACTCCGCCGCCGAAGCGGCGGCCGTCGGCGTCAACTGGACCTTCGCCCCGATGGTCGACATCGGCCGCGATCCCCGCTGGGGGCGCGTGGCCGAGACCCTGGGCGAGGATCCCCTGCTGGCCGGCACGCTGGGGGCGGCGATGGTGCGCGGCTTCCAGGGCGCGGACCTGGCCGCGCCGGAGCGGCTGGCGGCCTGCGCCAAGCACTTCGCCGGCTACGGCGCCAGCGAAAGCGGGCGGGACTACAACAGCTGCTCCATTCCCGAGATCGAGCTGCGCGCCACGCACTTCCCGCCCTTCCAGCAGGCCCTCCAGGCGGGCGTGGCCACGCTGATGGCCTCCTTCAGCGACCTCAACGGCGTGCCCGCCAGCGCCAACGAATTCCTGCTGCGCCAGGTGCTGCGCCGGGAGTGGGGTTTCGAGGGCTTCGTGGTGAGCGATTGGGAATCCGTCGGCCAGCTCGTCGTCCACGGTCTGGTGGCCGACGGGCGCGGGGCGGCCCGGGCGGCGGCCGGTGCCGGCCTGGACATGGAGATGGCGAGCACGACTCTCCGCGAGCACGGGGCCGCGCTGTTGGAGGCCGGTGAGCTGAGTTTGGAGCGCCTGGACGAGATGGTGGCCGCCGTCCTGGGCGTGAAACTGCGGCTGGGCCTGCTGGACGGCCGGGACGCCGTACCGGCTGCCGTCGCCAGCGACCCGGCTGCGCTGGACTGCGCCTACCGGGCGGCCGTGCAGGGCACGGTGCTGCTCAAGAACGACAATGGAACGCTGCCGCTCCACCGCGGGGCCGTGCGCCGGCTGGCCGTGATCGGCCCGCTGGCCGACGAGCCCGCCGAACAACTGGGCACCTGGGTCTTCGACGGCGATCCGGCGCGCTCCGTGACGCCGCTGCAGGCCCTGCGCCAGTGGGAGTCGGAGTCCTTCACCGTCCACTACGCGCGCGGCCTGGAGACCAGCCGCGAGCGCGGCGGGGCGGGGATGGCCGAGGCCGTGCGCGCCGCGCGGCGGGCCGACGTGGCGCTGCTCTTCCTGGGCGAGGAGGCCATCCTGAGCGGCGAGGCCCACTGCCGGGCGGACATCCGGCTACCCGGCGCCCAGGAGGAACTGGTGCGCCAGGTGGCGGCCACGGGCACGCCCACCGTCCTGGTGCTGCTGGCGGGCCGCCCGCTGGCCCTCCAGGAGGTGGTGGACCACCCCGGGGCCATCCTCTGCGCCTGGCACCCGGGCTCGCTGGCGGGGCCGGCCCTGCGCGACCTGCTCTTCGGCCTGGAATCGCCCTCAGGCCGCCTGCCCGCCACCTTCCCACGACTGGGCGGCCAGATCCCCATCTACTACTCGCAGAAGAACACGGGCCGGCCCGCCGACCCGGCCACCTTCCTGTCCCTCGACCAGATTCCCCGGGGGGCCACCCAGCACTCCGTGGGCAACACGTCCCACCACCTGGACGCGGGCTACACGCCGCTCTTCCCCTTCGGCCACGGTCTGAGCTACACGAGCTTCGAGTACTCCGGGCTGCGCCTGGACACGGCGCGGTTGGCCCGCGACGGCGCCCTGGGGATCACGCTGGAGTTGCGGAACACGGGAAGCCGGGCCGGCGCGGAGGTCGTGCAGCTCTACGTGCGGGATCTGGTGGGAAGCGTGACCCGCCCCGTGCGCGAGTTGAAGGCCTTCCGGCGCGAGGTCCTGGCGCCCGGGGAGTGCCGCACAGTGCGCTTCGTCCTGCCCGCCCGGGAGCTGGCCTTCGTGGACCGCTCGCTGAACTGGGTGCTGGAGCCCGGCGCCTTCCGACTCTGGGTGGGCGGTAGCTCCGTGGGCGGCCTGGAGGCGGAGTTCGAGCTCGCCTGA
- a CDS encoding UDP-2,3-diacylglucosamine diphosphatase: protein MRAFRALFLSDLHLGTRACQAERLLAFLKTHNADRIYLVGDLIDLWRFRSAGLWFPQQHVNIVRTLLGKAKHGSELIYIPGNHDDLLRQFLDLQEPRLGRIQLLSETTHDCLDGRRLWVTHGDQHHHYLKLLQNRPLHWLIDKGYGLLTLASLATRPLYAEGESLSRNLRSRLKRVGSYYERFADDMLERAAAAGYDGVVCGHIHHPELREQAGRLYLNCGDWVDNCTAVAETREGRFQLLRTDQPALQDWPAAAAALAEADGRVAA from the coding sequence ATGCGCGCCTTTCGCGCCCTGTTCCTGTCGGACCTGCACCTGGGCACGCGAGCCTGCCAGGCGGAGCGGCTGCTGGCCTTCCTGAAGACCCACAACGCCGACCGCATCTACCTGGTGGGGGACTTGATCGACCTGTGGCGCTTCCGCAGCGCCGGGCTCTGGTTTCCCCAGCAGCATGTGAACATCGTGCGCACCCTGCTGGGCAAGGCCAAGCACGGCAGCGAACTGATCTACATCCCGGGCAACCACGACGACCTGCTGCGCCAGTTCCTCGATCTGCAGGAGCCGCGGCTGGGGCGCATCCAGCTCCTCTCCGAGACCACCCACGACTGCCTGGACGGCCGCCGGCTCTGGGTGACCCACGGCGACCAGCATCACCACTACCTCAAGCTGTTGCAGAACCGGCCCCTGCACTGGCTGATCGACAAGGGCTACGGCCTGCTGACCCTGGCCAGCCTGGCCACCCGGCCGCTCTACGCCGAGGGCGAGAGCCTGAGTCGCAATCTGCGCTCTCGGCTCAAGCGCGTGGGCAGTTACTACGAGCGCTTCGCCGACGACATGCTGGAGCGGGCCGCGGCGGCGGGCTACGACGGCGTGGTCTGCGGACACATCCACCACCCGGAGCTGCGGGAACAGGCCGGCCGGCTCTATCTGAACTGCGGGGACTGGGTGGACAATTGCACGGCCGTGGCGGAGACCCGGGAGGGCCGCTTCCAGCTGCTCCGGACCGACCAGCCGGCGCTGCAGGACTGGCCCGCCGCTGCCGCGGCGCTGGCGGAAGCCGACGGGCGGGTGGCGGCATGA